CAAGTTCCTTTCCGGTGCCGCTTTCGCCGGTGATCAGAACACAGGCATCGGTTCCCGCGATTTTCCGGATACTCCGGAAACATTCCATTATGGAAGGGCTGCTTCCCACCATATCGGATTCCGTCGCATGATCCCGGGAATCGGGAACCCGGGGTTCGAGACAGGACAGCCTGGCCATTCCATGGGCGTGGCCAAGAATAATTCTCAGTCGTTGGGGATCCAGGGGAAATCGGTGAAAATCGATACAGTGTTCCCGGACCTGATGCAAAATGTCCCGTTGTTCCGCAAGTCCGGGACCCAAAAGCGCGATCCACCGGATGCAGGTGTCCGACAAGGCGGACAGGAACCGAAAGGCATTCTGCGCGTCCTTTTTTTCCAGACAAATCATCCCGAGAGCGACCGGACCATGACGCAAGGATTGACGGACATCTTCGGGTGTCCTGACGGGAACAAACGTCCATTCCTGCTTCAGGCTCGAAAGCCCCTCTTCAAACGGAGCGGGGTCTTCTCCCCCGAACAGGTATGCCTTCCGCGAAAGAACCGGGATCGTCTGATCGAAATAGACGCCTGAATTCATGCGGACCATTCATCCACCCTTTCGCATCATCGAAATCTGTTGGCGGAACAGCAGACAAAAAACTTGTCTCTTTCGGCACAGCAGGAGACCCTCTCCTTTTCGCCATCCCAAAAACACGCGCCCCGTGCGAGAGCAATAAAAACTCACGGAGAAGCACTTAAAGTATTTTATGATTCAACCGAACTATACACCGTTTTAAAAAGAAGGCAAGATTATTAAAAAACAACTACTTAAAATATATTCATGTGTAAAATTAATTGACAATAACTCCCCTACGAAAGTAGGAAGACTGTCTAAAATCGAGTCCTTTCCCTATTGGACAACAACGTCCATTCCATGAAGCAACAGAAGAAACGGACAAAAAAAAGGGAAGAAGGGCACTGCCCTTCTTCCCTGAAATCCGAACACTTCTCATCCCCAGAGGGGACGATTGTGAACAATCACGGCACCACAACCCCGGTTCCCGACTTTTCGGTGATTGTAACAGCTGTCTCTCTCTGAGCAGCCGCGGCGCAGGAGGACGTCGCGCCGGTGCCGTGGACGCCTTTCGGGTGCACAGGGTTCTAATGCGCGGATGCGACCCCGATATATTCCGGCTTCAGGCTGGAAGCCGCTTCTTCATGAACCGGCTGCTTGCCGACCCAATCGGCCGATCCGGTGACGCAATCCATATCACCGCCACAACCGAGGCTTCTTTCATACATGACCGCTTCCCATGCCTGCTTGTCGGTGATTTGCCCCGCGCTGACAAATCCGACCATAGCCGGCTGCAAGGGGGAGCCGTTGGAAACGACCCAGACCATTTCTCCTGCCGTCCGGACCTGATCGAATTGATGATTTGTGAAATTCCGTGGACTCGGGTCCATTCCGGCGGCTCCCGGACCATCTCCCTTACCACCTACCCCATGACAGGTGTAACAGGTACCCGCTCCATTGAAAACCTCTTTACCCTTGGCAATGACCGCCGCCGTCACGGGGAAAGGGGGCTTCATGGCTTTTGCTGCGGCGATCTGGTCTGCCGGAACCCGCGGTTTCAAAATATCGAGCTCTGCAGAATAGGCTGTCGCAGACAACAAGCCCAACGTTACCGTACCCAATACTGCTCCTGCCCATTTGTTCATAATCGATCCTCCCGAAAAACCGTTGTTGGAGTCTGATGGCACCCAAGAAACCGGCCTGTATCCGTTCCTTGTTCCGGACCATACAACAGAAACGGAAATCGAAAATATCCGGATTGTCGAAGTCAGACCCGGCAGCTTGATCCTCTCGCACACGCGTTCCGTTCTCCGTCTTCTGCCATGAACCCGCAAAAGAAAGACTTAATGAGAATCCAATTCGGACGCGGATATTCTTAAAGGTATCCCCGATCGCCGATTTGTCAAGAACTTGTTCCGAACATCTTGACAGACACATCTGAACTTCCCTCTCCTGGCGGGACATCCGCTTTTTCCATGGTCTCCGGGCATGGCAGGCCTCCCGAAAAGAGGTGCTTGAAATTTTTGACAACTCCGGATAGTCTAGTTCTTCGTGTTCAAATTCTCGATAAACGCATGCAATGTCTGTCAGACGGAAGGAACGTCCACGAAATGTCGAGTGTGATCAAAAAACGCCGGAAAAAAATCCGCAAACACAAGTACAAAAAACTTCGCAGGGCATCCCGCCACAAGAAGAAGTAACAGATTCGAAATACGCTTTTCGGACCAGACCAGAGGGAGTTTTTGGGCTTGAGCGAGAGAAAAATCGCGATTGGATCGATCTTTGTTCTGTTTTTTCTTTCCGTTGGTATTCTGACGTATCAAGAGGGAGAAATTTCGGATCTGACGAACAAGCTCCATCAGGCAAAGGTCCGGTCCGAAGCGCAATCCGGAAAACCGCTCTCCTTTTCGGAGAAAACCGCCCCTTCCTCGTCCAGTGGAAGCTACGAGCTGGACGTCTTCAAGGCCACTTCCGCCATCGCTGATTTTCAGCCCATGCTGCCCCCGGAAATCAGTCGTGGAATGACATGGACACTGAAAAGCCGGGAGCGCCTCCACTTCATTGGAGGGAATCTTGTCATCCTCGAGCTTCAAAACGCGAGAGGAAATGTCCTGCCTGTTCTTTTCCAGATTCCAGACCCGGCACAATCCATCACCTGGCGGTATCTCTACGGGTTCGTACCGTCCTGAAAATCCGGTTTTCCCTTCTTCTCAGGGGGAAGGGTTCCTGGGCAAGACCAGAATCTCTCCCTCCAACACCCGATGTTCATTCTCTCGGGCAATGCGCTCCATCTCGAAAGGGTCCGATCGCAGGGCATCCACATGGGCGCGCATGTCCTGAATCCGCTTCGTGAGGGCTTCCTTGTGGCGTGCCAGATCCTTCGCCTCCCACCGATACCGGATCAGTGGCGCGATTCCCGTATCGCCGGACAGGAGAGCGCCGGTCCCGTAAAGAAACATTGCCGCCCCGGACACAAGAAGGACGACGAGGAGAAAACGCGAACCGGCGGCATCGGATGCCGGAGACGAGGGGGGCGGGGTTGAATGCGCCATCGTTTTCCTACCGGGAGGTCCGAAGACCGGAAAGACCCGCGAAAATGGCCTGGTCTCCGAGCTCTTCCTCGATACGGAGAAGACGGTTGTATTTTGCCGTTCTTTCCCCTCTCGAAAGAGAGCCGGTCTTGATCTGACCTCCCTCCATCGCCACAGCAAGATCTGCGATGAATGTATCTTCGGATTCTCCCGAACGGTGGGAGATCATGGCCCCCATACTGTTGTAGAGAGCCAGACGGGTTGCATCGACAGTTTCCGTGACCGTTCCCACCTGGTTGAGCTTGACCAGAAGAGCCGTTCCCGCTTTTCTCCGGATTCCCTCCCGAAGATAGATCGAATTGGTCACGAACAGGTCATCCCCCACCAGCTGGATCCGGTCCCCAATGTTTTTCGTGAGGACTTCCCATCCGTCCCAATCCTCTTCGCTCATCCCGTCCTCAATGGAAACGATCGGGTAGCGATCGACCAGATCCCTGTAATACTCGACCATCTCGAGAGAAGACAGAGTCTTTCCCTCCCCGGAGAGGTGGTATTTCCCGTCCCGGTAAAATTCCGAACTGGCGGCATCGAGCGCCAGAGAAACGTCTTCTCCGGGCTCGTAACCGGCTTCCCGGATAGCGCGTAACAGAAGAAGAATCGCCTCTTCGTGGGAGGCGAGGGAAGGAGCAAACCCTCCTTCATCTCCCACCAGCGTCGGAAGACCCTCCTTGTGCAGAACCTTTTTCAGCGTCCAGAAAATTTCCGCACCGGCCCGGATCGCATCCGAACAGGATTCCAGACCGTGGGGAACGATCATGAACTCCTGAAAATCGAGATTGTTATCCGCATGAGCCCCTCCGTTAATGATGTTCATGAAGGGAGTCGGAAGTGTTCGGGCTGTCATGCCTCCGAGGCTTCTGTAGAGGGGGAGGTCCCGCTCGATCGCCGACGCGCGGGCCACCGCCATCGAAACTCCCAGAACGGCATTCGCTCCAAGAACACTTTTGTTGGGAGTTCCGTCGAGAGCTTTCAGCGTTTCATCCACGAGAGCCTGGTCTTCCGCCGGAAGACCAAGAAGGGCTTCCCGAATGACCCCCACGACATTGGATATAGCCATCCGGACCCCTTTACCCAGGAATCGTCCCGCTTCCTTGTCCCGAAGCTCGATCGCCTCACGAGAACCGGTTGACGCTCCGGAAGGGACAATCGCCGATCCGGAGGCACCGCTTTCCAGAAGTATTTCGACCTCGACCGTCGGGTTTCCCCGGGAATCCAGCACCTCCCTTGCGTGAATCTCTTCAATCCCGCTCATTCGTTCTCCTTAATGTCCCTGGTTGTCGATACCCGGGAGTGGCTGGTCAAAGGGGACCTGCCCCCCGAAATCCTGCTCGGCGTAATGGTTATGGCACTGGGCGCATGCCCTCCCCCGGAGAGGCACTCCCTGGTGCGCATCACGATCATAGCCATGAACGTGACATTTGATGCAATTTTCATTGGGAACCACTCCCGTCACAAACTGGCGGGCGGGATGAGGGCTCCCGAAAAAATGAACGGCCAGCTCGTGGAGACCGGTCATCTGGGCACCGACCGCTCCCGTCACTCCCGGGCCGGAATGACACATGATGCAGTCCGGATGATGCCGGCTTGCTCCAGACGTCTGAAACGTCCTTCCGTAAAACTTCATTTCATGACAGGAGATACAAAATCGGGGATGCTCTTCGAGAAGCCGCCCCCCTCCCGAGAGGGCTCCGCCGAGGATCAGGAGCAATCCCCCGGCGTAAAGGACTCCCGGAATCGATCGAAGCAGTCGTCGGGTCGTCATGGGCGAATCCTTTCAAGGACGGTCCTCCGGCTTCCGGGAGAGGGATGGATTCCCGACCGTGTAGGAAATCAGCTTCCGGGACCAGTGCCACAAACCATCATCCGCCCATCCTCCCTGAGCGATCAGGCCCAGGTCCGGCACATAATAGTCGTAAAGAATCTGGGGACTCTTCCGGCGGATCAGATCATAGGTGATCCGCTTGCGGACGACCCAGGCGACAAAAGTTCCCGACGGCAGGGTGACCTTCACTTTCCCCCACACACGGCTGTGCGTGCGGTTTTGCCCATCCTGGGACTCCCATGCCAGACCCTTTCGGAACGGAATCCTGTACTTCAGAAGCGGTGGACGAAACGTCCAGACCCTTTTCCCGAAGGCCGATGTCGAAGTGTTCTGGACGACCTTCCCCTCTCGGGAGTCAAAGCTGTAGGTCGAAACAATCGTGCGCGCGGGAAATTTGACGTACCGGATCGTCCGGGTCACCTCGACTCTCGGCCCCTCTCCGGAGGGAGGAAGGGGACGAAGAACCTCCCGGACATGAATCTTCCCCCCCAGACCGGTGAAGACTTTCGTAAGAGGACCGGACGGGAAGTACGGAACCGGGTCGGCCATTGCCGTATGGACAAAAAGTCCTCCGATAACCAGAAAAA
This genomic interval from Leptospirillum ferriphilum contains the following:
- the eno gene encoding phosphopyruvate hydratase; this translates as MSGIEEIHAREVLDSRGNPTVEVEILLESGASGSAIVPSGASTGSREAIELRDKEAGRFLGKGVRMAISNVVGVIREALLGLPAEDQALVDETLKALDGTPNKSVLGANAVLGVSMAVARASAIERDLPLYRSLGGMTARTLPTPFMNIINGGAHADNNLDFQEFMIVPHGLESCSDAIRAGAEIFWTLKKVLHKEGLPTLVGDEGGFAPSLASHEEAILLLLRAIREAGYEPGEDVSLALDAASSEFYRDGKYHLSGEGKTLSSLEMVEYYRDLVDRYPIVSIEDGMSEEDWDGWEVLTKNIGDRIQLVGDDLFVTNSIYLREGIRRKAGTALLVKLNQVGTVTETVDATRLALYNSMGAMISHRSGESEDTFIADLAVAMEGGQIKTGSLSRGERTAKYNRLLRIEEELGDQAIFAGLSGLRTSR
- a CDS encoding FtsB family cell division protein encodes the protein MAHSTPPPSSPASDAAGSRFLLVVLLVSGAAMFLYGTGALLSGDTGIAPLIRYRWEAKDLARHKEALTKRIQDMRAHVDALRSDPFEMERIARENEHRVLEGEILVLPRNPSP
- a CDS encoding cytochrome c NapC/NirT family → MTTRRLLRSIPGVLYAGGLLLILGGALSGGGRLLEEHPRFCISCHEMKFYGRTFQTSGASRHHPDCIMCHSGPGVTGAVGAQMTGLHELAVHFFGSPHPARQFVTGVVPNENCIKCHVHGYDRDAHQGVPLRGRACAQCHNHYAEQDFGGQVPFDQPLPGIDNQGH
- a CDS encoding cytochrome 579; protein product: MNKWAGAVLGTVTLGLLSATAYSAELDILKPRVPADQIAAAKAMKPPFPVTAAVIAKGKEVFNGAGTCYTCHGVGGKGDGPGAAGMDPSPRNFTNHQFDQVRTAGEMVWVVSNGSPLQPAMVGFVSAGQITDKQAWEAVMYERSLGCGGDMDCVTGSADWVGKQPVHEEAASSLKPEYIGVASAH
- a CDS encoding AURKAIP1/COX24 domain-containing protein, producing the protein MSSVIKKRRKKIRKHKYKKLRRASRHKKK